GAAGTTCAGCATCGTCTCGACGACGCTGCTGCGCTCGACGCCGGTGTTCATCACGGCGATCTTCTTCATCATCGTCTTCGCCTACAACCTCGAGATCGTGCCCGCGCTCGGGATGCGATCGATCCGGGCGACGCCGGACGGCTACGTCGAGACGTTCGCCTCGCTCGACTTCCTCCACCACTACATCCTTCCGTTTACCGTCGCCGTCCTCTACTACAGCGGCGACTTCCTGCTGCTGGCCCGCAACGGCGTCGTCGAGAAGCGCGGCTCGGAGTTCCTCAAGCTCCACCGAGCGAAGGGGCTCACTGAGATGGAGCAACTGGCCCGCGCGGGTCGCAATTCGATGCTACCCATCCTGACCTACTTCACGCTGCGGCTGGGGATGATCTTCCAGGGACTGATCCTGCTCGAGGTGGTCTTCAGCTGGCCCGGTATCGGCCGCGAACTCGTCCTGGCCATCCAGCAACAGGACTACCCGCTGGTCCAGGCCGCGGTCTTCATCATGGCGCTGGCGGTTATCCTGGCGAATCTGCTTGCAGACGTCCTCTACGCGTACTTCGATCCGACCGTCTCGACGAGCGGAGGTGGATCCGCATGAGCACCGAAACGAAACCCACGGCGGAGTTGTACGAGCGCGTCGACGCACTGTGGACGACCGTCCGCGACCAGTTCGCGTTCCTGCGACGGGACCCGATGGCCTTCGCCGGCATGCTCGTCGTCGCGGCGTTCGTCTTCCTCGGGCTGTTCGGGCCGTACCTGGCCCCGCACGATCCGATCGAACACACCGTTCGCGGCGACGGCGGCTCCGTGCTCCGGCTCGCCGCCCCGAGCGCTGACGCGTTCTTCGGGACGACGGCGTACGGGAAGGACGTGCTGAGCCAGTTCCTCGCCGGCGCGCGGCCGACGCTCATCGTCGGCCTGTTCGGCGGACTGGGCACGGGCGCGCTCGGCTTCACCGTCGGCGTCGTCAGCGGCTACTACGGCGGCTGGGTCGACGAGCTCCTGATGCGCCTGACCGACCTGACGTTCTCGCTGCCGTTCATGCCGATGGCGTTGCTGCTGTTGACGTTCATGACGCCGAACATCTGGCTGATCACGGCGATCATCGCCGCCTTCCTCTGGAAGATGCCGGCGCGGGTCGTCCGCTCGGAGGTGCTCTCGGTCCGCGAGCGGACGTTCGTCAAGTCCGCGCGCGCCAGCGGCGCGAGCGACCTGCGGACGATGCTGTACCACGTCGCGCCGAACGTCCTGCCGATCGGCTTTCTCTACACCGCCTACGGCGTCGCCTGGGCGATCGCCGCGCAGGCGAGCCTCGCCTTCCTCGGCTTCGGCGATCCGACGATGACCAGCTGGGGCCGGATGCTCCGGCAGGTGTTCGCGTCGGGCAACATGCGCGTCGCGTGGTGGTGGGTGCTCCCGCCGGCCATCGGTATCGCCGCGATCACGACCTCGGTGTTCCTCATCGGCCGCGCCTACGAGGAAGTCATCAACCCCGAAATCCAGACCGACCAATGACGCTACTCAACGTCGAAAACCTGACAGTCACGTACGCGACCGACGACGAACCAGTCCACGCCGTCAACGACGTCTCGTTCACCATCGACGAGGGCGTCAACTACGGCCTCGCCGGCGAGTCCGGCTCCGGGAAGTCCACCGCCGCGGAGGCGCTGCTGGGGCTGCTCCCCGGCAACGGCACCGTCGAGAGCGGGACGATCGAGTTCAAGGGGACGGACCTCACGTCCCTCTCGGACGCCCAACGGCGGGATATCCTCTGGGAGGACATCGCCTACATCCCCCAGAGCGCGATGGACTCGCTCGATCCCGTGATGTCGACCGGCGACCAGATCGCCCAGGCGATCCACACGCATCGCAACGTCACGGACGCGAAAGCCCGCGACCGCGTCCGCGAACTGTTCGAGATCGTCGGCCTCGATCCCGACCGGATCGACGACTACCCCCACGAGTTCTCCGGCGGGATGCGCCAGCGGGTCACCATCGCGATGGCCCTGGCCCTCGAGCCCGACCTCATCATCGCCGACGAGCCGACGACCGGGCTGGACGTCATCGTCCAGGACAAGATCATCGACAAGATCCTCGAGATCCAAGAGCGGATGGACAGCTCGCTGCTCCTGATCACCCACGAGATCGGCGTCATCGCCGAGACCTGCGACGAGCTGTCGATCCTCTACGGCGGGAAGGTGATGGAACAGGGCAGCGTCGACAACGTGCTGGTCAACCCCACCAACCCCTACACGATGGGGCTGAAGAACTCCTTCCCGGAGATCGACGAGGGGGACGAGGACCCCGTCGCGATCCCCGGCTCGCCGCCGAACCTGAACCGGGAGCCGACGGCCTGCGTGTTTCGGGACCGGTGTCCGTTCGCCACCGACGAGTGCGAGGAGTCCCATCCCGATTTGGTCGAGCTTCCCAACCGGAACCACCGCTCGGCCTGCCATCGCGTCAAGGAGGCCGCACAGATGCGGCAGTCGGCCGACGAGCCGGAGACGTGGGGCATCCCCGACGACGTCGACGCCGACTCCGAGCGCGGCGAAGTCATCCTCGAGACCGACGCCCTCGAGAAACACTACGAGCAGAGCCAGCCGCTGCTGGACAAGTTCCGCGGCGCCGACCCCGACCGCGTGAAGGCGGTCGACGGCGTCTCGCTGTCGGTCCGGCGCTCGGAGGTGCTCGGCGTCGCCGGCGAGTCCGGCTGCGGGAAGTCGACGCTCGGCGAGACGATGGCCCTCCTCGAGGAGCCGACCGGCGGCGACCTGACGTTCGACGGGGAACCCTACGAGTACTACCGGGACGGCAACCTCACGGAGTTCCGGCGGAAGGTCCAGATCGTCTTCCAGGACCCCTTCGACTCGCTGAATCCGCGCCAGACCGTCCGCAAGCTCGTCGGCGAGCCGCTGACGATCCACGACTACCGCACCGACGAGAAAGAGCGGGCTATCGTCGAGACGCTCGAGAAGGTGGGGCTGACCCCCGCCGAAACGTTCCTCGACAAGTACCCTCACGAGCTCTCCGGCGGGCAGCGCCAGCGCGTGGCGGTCGCCAAGGCGCTCGTCCTCGATCCGGACTTCCTGATCTGCGACGAGCCGGCGTCGATGCTGGACGTCTCGCTGAAGGTCAACCTGCTGAACCTGCTGCGCGGGCTGGCCGACGCCGAGGACATCGGGATCGTCTACATCTCCCACGACCTCGCGAGCCTGATGCAGGTCTCGGATCGGCTGGCCATCATGTACCTCGGGCGGGTCATCGAAGAGGGCGACGTCGATCGCATCGCGGCCCACCCCGAGCATCCGTACACCGCGTCGCTGCTGTCGGCCGCGCCCGAGAAGGACCCGACCGCGGAGCGGACTCGCGTCCTGCTCGACGGCGAGCCGCCGGACCCGGTCGACCTCCCCTCCGGCTGCGCGTTCGCTCCGCGCTGTCCGAAGGCCCAGGAGTCGTGCCGGGAGGCCGAACCGGCCATCGACGAGACCGGCGACGAGACCCACCGGGCGGCGTGTTACTTCCCGGAGAGCGAGGACGGGGCGACCGCGTCGGAAGCGCCCGCGCTGGACGACGACGAGTTCCCGGCCTCGGCGAACACCGACTCGGTGGGTGATTGAGTGATATGCCCGGCCTCGAGGCGACCGCGATGCTGGCCGATGTCGCTCGCCCGGTAACCGTATCGGGAGCCGTCGGTTTCGAGCCGTCGACGACCCTCGTGGCCGCCGCCGGCGTCGCGGCGCTGCTGGCGTTACTGGTCCTGTCGGGGTTTTTCTCCTCGGCGGAAATCGCGATGTTCTCGCTGGCCCACCACCGCATCGAGGCGCTCGTCGAGGACGGCGCGCCCGGCGCCGAGACCGTCCAGGCGCTGAAGGACGACCCCCACCGCCTGCTGGTGACGATCCTCGTCGGGAACAACCTCGTCAACATCGCGATGTCCTCGATCGCGACGGGCCTGTTCGCGATGTACACGAGCCAGGGGCGGGCGATGCTGGCGGCGACGTTCGGCGTGACGGCCGTCGTCCTGCTGTTCGGCGAGAGCGCGCCCAAGTCCTACGCCATCGAGAACACCGAATCGTGGGCACTGTCGGTCGCTCGCCCGCTCAAATTCTCGGAGTACGCGCTGTTCCCGCTCGTGGTCACGTTCGACGCGCTGACACGGGTACTCAACCGGCTGACCGGCGGCACGGCCGTCGAGGAGTCGTACGTCACCCGCGAGGAGATCCGGGAGCTGATCCGGACCGGCGAGAGCGAAGGGGTCATCGAGGCCGACGAACGCGAGATGCTCCAGCGCGTGTTCCGGTTCAACGACACCATCGCGAAGGAGGTGCTGACGCCGCGACTCGACGTCACCGCCGTCGCTCGCGAGGCGACCGTCGACGAAGCCGTCGCGAAGTGCGTCGAGAGCGGCCACACTCGCCTGCCGGTCTACGACGGCGACCTCGACACCGTCGTCGGCGTCGTCGCGCTCGGCGACCTCGTCGGTGGTCGCGAGTCGCCCGACGGCGGCTCGCTCGAGGCCCACGTCGAGGAGACGCTGCACGTCCCGGAGAGCAAGCAGATCGACGAACTGTTCC
This portion of the Haloterrigena gelatinilytica genome encodes:
- a CDS encoding hemolysin family protein: MPGLEATAMLADVARPVTVSGAVGFEPSTTLVAAAGVAALLALLVLSGFFSSAEIAMFSLAHHRIEALVEDGAPGAETVQALKDDPHRLLVTILVGNNLVNIAMSSIATGLFAMYTSQGRAMLAATFGVTAVVLLFGESAPKSYAIENTESWALSVARPLKFSEYALFPLVVTFDALTRVLNRLTGGTAVEESYVTREEIRELIRTGESEGVIEADEREMLQRVFRFNDTIAKEVLTPRLDVTAVAREATVDEAVAKCVESGHTRLPVYDGDLDTVVGVVALGDLVGGRESPDGGSLEAHVEETLHVPESKQIDELFREMRQQRVEQVVVIDEFGTTEGIVTTEDIVEAVVGEILDTQEAEPIETVDERTVRVDGEVTLEAVNDVTGVEFPEGEEFETIAGFVFNRAGRLVEPGETFAYDGAELTVERVDDTRIRRVRISESDPSAADGSGVVASS
- a CDS encoding dipeptide ABC transporter ATP-binding protein, with protein sequence MTLLNVENLTVTYATDDEPVHAVNDVSFTIDEGVNYGLAGESGSGKSTAAEALLGLLPGNGTVESGTIEFKGTDLTSLSDAQRRDILWEDIAYIPQSAMDSLDPVMSTGDQIAQAIHTHRNVTDAKARDRVRELFEIVGLDPDRIDDYPHEFSGGMRQRVTIAMALALEPDLIIADEPTTGLDVIVQDKIIDKILEIQERMDSSLLLITHEIGVIAETCDELSILYGGKVMEQGSVDNVLVNPTNPYTMGLKNSFPEIDEGDEDPVAIPGSPPNLNREPTACVFRDRCPFATDECEESHPDLVELPNRNHRSACHRVKEAAQMRQSADEPETWGIPDDVDADSERGEVILETDALEKHYEQSQPLLDKFRGADPDRVKAVDGVSLSVRRSEVLGVAGESGCGKSTLGETMALLEEPTGGDLTFDGEPYEYYRDGNLTEFRRKVQIVFQDPFDSLNPRQTVRKLVGEPLTIHDYRTDEKERAIVETLEKVGLTPAETFLDKYPHELSGGQRQRVAVAKALVLDPDFLICDEPASMLDVSLKVNLLNLLRGLADAEDIGIVYISHDLASLMQVSDRLAIMYLGRVIEEGDVDRIAAHPEHPYTASLLSAAPEKDPTAERTRVLLDGEPPDPVDLPSGCAFAPRCPKAQESCREAEPAIDETGDETHRAACYFPESEDGATASEAPALDDDEFPASANTDSVGD
- a CDS encoding ABC transporter permease; the encoded protein is MSKFQRFLLKRLAISVLLTLVAVSVIFVVLRLLPGSPFEALVTSGNLNQEQIDEIRAMYGLDQSIWVQYVNYLGSLLTFQFGYSILRSQPVWDVLEPRLINSLILLVPALVTTAILSSILGMYAGWNRGSRLEKFSIVSTTLLRSTPVFITAIFFIIVFAYNLEIVPALGMRSIRATPDGYVETFASLDFLHHYILPFTVAVLYYSGDFLLLARNGVVEKRGSEFLKLHRAKGLTEMEQLARAGRNSMLPILTYFTLRLGMIFQGLILLEVVFSWPGIGRELVLAIQQQDYPLVQAAVFIMALAVILANLLADVLYAYFDPTVSTSGGGSA
- a CDS encoding ABC transporter permease, translated to MSTETKPTAELYERVDALWTTVRDQFAFLRRDPMAFAGMLVVAAFVFLGLFGPYLAPHDPIEHTVRGDGGSVLRLAAPSADAFFGTTAYGKDVLSQFLAGARPTLIVGLFGGLGTGALGFTVGVVSGYYGGWVDELLMRLTDLTFSLPFMPMALLLLTFMTPNIWLITAIIAAFLWKMPARVVRSEVLSVRERTFVKSARASGASDLRTMLYHVAPNVLPIGFLYTAYGVAWAIAAQASLAFLGFGDPTMTSWGRMLRQVFASGNMRVAWWWVLPPAIGIAAITTSVFLIGRAYEEVINPEIQTDQ